In the genome of Trichomycterus rosablanca isolate fTriRos1 chromosome 24, fTriRos1.hap1, whole genome shotgun sequence, one region contains:
- the inka1a gene encoding PAK4-inhibitor inka1 encodes MLCVQDSGGLLREHMRYMMRSLQDLKQLRQTCAITQPSSGPCKALIGRRERRARLRISDASDSGSSDSACRLSCHPEDESSSAASSLEFDSGYSESSWREDSGVALRRFRNVRVSSLDLDHDRTPSPISRARARPKSTSDVCLETWTAFEAASEPGDWTASLMTRGRNRQPLVLGDNSFADLIHNWMDLPECPSEPAEPRPSASRKLAKDFLVNVRRRIARFSQNVDGQKKPADRAATATKRLSCPVDVPRKIPFFHKSHMDLQEPDTDFHRFTALMKTGSRQPIICSDIMGYI; translated from the exons ATG TTGTGTGTCCAAGACTCAGGCGGCTTACTGCGCGAGCACATGCGCTATATGATGCGCTCTCTGCAGGACCTGAAGCAGCTGCGTCAAACCTGCGCCATCACCCAGCCCTCCTCCGGCCCCTGCAAGGCCCTGATCGGCCGGCGCGAGCGACGGGCGCGGCTGCGCATCAGCGATGCCAGCGACTCGGGCAGCTCGGACTCGGCGTGCCGCCTGTCCTGCCACCCGGAGGACGAGAGCAGCAGCGCAGCCAGCAGCCTGGAGTTCGACTCGGGGTACTCGGAGTCCTCGTGGCGGGAGGATTCCGGCGTGGCGCTGCGCAGGTTCAGGAACGTCCGTGTGTCCTCGCTCGATCTGGATCACGACCGGACGCCGAGCCCCATCAGCCGCGCCCGGGCGCGTCCCAAATCCACGTCAGACGTCTGTTTGGAGACGTGGACGGCGTTCGAGGCGGCGAGCGAGCCGGGAGACTGGACGGCGTCTCTGATGACACGTGGGCGTAACCGGCAGCCGCTCGTCCTGGGCGATAACAGTTTCGCCGATCTCATTCACAACTGGATGGACCTGCCGGAGTGCCCGTCCGAACCGGCAGAGCCGAGGCCCAGCGCCAGCAGAAAGCTCGCCAAGGACTTCCTGGTGAACGTACGGCGGAGGATAGCCAGGTTCTCACAGAACGTAGATGGACAGAAAAAGCCGGCAGACAGAGCAGCGACGGCGACCAAGCGGCTCTCGTGTCCGGTGGACGTTCCACGCAAAATACCGTTTTTCCACAAATCACACATGGACCTGCAGGAACCGGACACGGACTTTCACCGCTTCACGGCCCTCATGAAGACGGGCAGTCGACAGCCAATCATCTGCAGCGATATTATGGGGTACATCTGA